In Halanaerobium praevalens DSM 2228, the DNA window CATGAGCTAAGAACTCCACTCACAACACTCAGTGGATATTTAGAAGCTATAGAAGATGGGAAATTAAAAGCAGATTTAGCAACAATTAAAGAAATGCAAGAAGAAACTAAAAGGATTACAAAGTTAGTTGAAAATCTAAATGATTTTGCTAATGCCCAAAATAAAGTTTTTAATCTAAAAAAAGAAAAAATTAATTTAAAACCGATCATAAAAAAGGTTTTAAAACATTTTTCAAAATCAATTAAAGATAAAAATATTGAGCTTAAACTTAATTTAGACTCAGAGCTTTATTTAAATGGGGATCAAGATAGTTTATTTCAAATAGTCGACAATATAATAGAAAATGCAATTAAATATAATAAACAAAATGGCAAAATAATAATTGAAGCTAAAAAAGAAAAAGATTATTTGATAATTAATTTTAAAGATACTGGTTTGGGGATAAAAGCTAAAGATTTACCATATATATTTGAAAGGTTTTATAGAACAGACCAGTCACGTAATTCTAAAAATCAAGGTTCAGGTATTGGATTGGCAGTTGTGAAAGAATTAGTAGAAGCACATAACGGTAAAATTAAAGCTCAAAGTAATGAGCAGCAGGGTACTATTTTTAAATTAAAATTACCAGCTTTAAAAACATAATTTAGTAATCTGTTAGTTTAATTTAATTTGAATTTAAATATTAAAAAAATTTATTTAATCTTAGATTTAAGAGGAGTGATTTGATTGGATTTTAATCGTATTTGGAATTTATTGACACTAGGTGGACCGATGACTATTCCACTTTTATTTGCATCAGTTTTTAGTTTGGCAGTTATTATAGAAAAAGCAATTTTCTTTTATCGACATAATGATAGTAATTCTAGATTAATCAAAAGAATTGAAATTTTAGTAGAAGAAGGCGATATCTTAAGTGCTTTAAATGAATTAAAGGGTAAAACAGGTACAAATGCTAAATTATTATCAGCTGCTTTAGCACATAATAGTGAAGACCCTTCTCGTTTAAGAGAAGTTTTAAAAGCAGTAGGAGAAGATGAAATTAAAAAAATGGAAAGACATCTTCCAATTTTAGATGTTGTAGCAATGATTTCCCCCTTATTAGGTTTATTGGGAACTGTAATTGGAATCATTAGTAGTTTTAATATTTTGGGTACAGCAGCTGGAGCAGCTAATCCAGCTCAAATCAGTTCTGGAATTGCTGCAGCCCTAATTAGTACAGCTTTAGGACTAATTATAGCTATTCCGACTGCCATATTTTATTCTTATTTTGCTCATAAAGTTGAAAAAAGAGCTCATCAGATGAATTTAAGTTTAGTCGAGATTGTTGATGTTGTCAGCAATAATAGAGGTGACAGTGATGTTCAAAACTACTCTTAAGAAAAAAAGTTCAATCAATATCATTCCAATGATTGATGTTATATTTTTTCTTTTAGTATTTTTTATGTTATTTACTACCTTTAGAACAACTCCTGAAGGAATAGAAATGCAGTTACCAAAAGCTGTAACAGCTACTGAACAAAAATCAGAAAATTTTATTATAAATATAGATTCAGATGGTAATTATTATTATGAAGATCAAGCTTTAGGACTTAAACAGATTATTTCTGAGGCAAAAATTGTAAATAAAGAAAAGTCCAATCTAACAATTGTAATTAGTGCAGATAAAAATACACGTTATGAAAATGTTGTTTCTTTGATGGATGGCATGCGTAATGTTGGAATTACTAGATTAGCTCTAGCAGCAGATAAAGAAGGTAGTTAATAGGATGGTGAATTTATGCCAAATAATAACAATGATAAAAAATTATTGATTTATATTAGTTTGTCTATAATCATCCATCTTTTAATTTTGTATTTTCTTCCTTTAGGTTTTTTACATGGAAGTGCTCAAAGTGAAAGTGAACTAGATGATTATGGCTATATTCAGCTAGTTGATTATCAAGCCCAAGCAATAGAAACCGAAGAAAAAGAAGAAATTAAAGAACCTAGAGAGAATAAAGAAGAACTAACTGAAAAGAAAAAAGATGAGCAAGATGAAAAGACAAATCCAGAGGTTGAAAGTGAAAAAGAAGTTGCTCAAAAAGAAAAAGAAGTAGAACCAAAAGTAGAAGAAAAAACCAAAGTAAAAACTGAGCTAAAAGAAGAAACTATAGTGGAAAATAAAGAAGAAAAAGTAGAAAACAAAAAAGAAACCAAAATTGAAAAAGATATAATTGAAAAAGATTTAGAAATAAAAAAAGAAAGTGAAGTAAAATCTGAATCAGATTTAATAACAAGTGAGGATAGTAATAGTGAAATTGAAATAGAAGTAGAAAAAAATCAAGTTAAAGATCAAGCAGTAGAAGAAAATGAAGCTTCTAATACTGAAAATGAAAAGATAGAAAAGAAAGTGGATGCAAATAAAAAAGACGCTTCTAATTCTAA includes these proteins:
- a CDS encoding MotA/TolQ/ExbB proton channel family protein, producing the protein MDFNRIWNLLTLGGPMTIPLLFASVFSLAVIIEKAIFFYRHNDSNSRLIKRIEILVEEGDILSALNELKGKTGTNAKLLSAALAHNSEDPSRLREVLKAVGEDEIKKMERHLPILDVVAMISPLLGLLGTVIGIISSFNILGTAAGAANPAQISSGIAAALISTALGLIIAIPTAIFYSYFAHKVEKRAHQMNLSLVEIVDVVSNNRGDSDVQNYS
- a CDS encoding energy transducer TonB; the protein is MPNNNNDKKLLIYISLSIIIHLLILYFLPLGFLHGSAQSESELDDYGYIQLVDYQAQAIETEEKEEIKEPRENKEELTEKKKDEQDEKTNPEVESEKEVAQKEKEVEPKVEEKTKVKTELKEETIVENKEEKVENKKETKIEKDIIEKDLEIKKESEVKSESDLITSEDSNSEIEIEVEKNQVKDQAVEENEASNTENEKIEKKVDANKKDASNSKTETTEKAEAEVKEKTKPKPPTAGDLIGLIEPPAFPKDLVGSRSEGTVDLMVEISETGEVVEIEVLESSGHDSMDRVAQLTLKHGWEFKQYQKPYQIEVSIKYYLDQADNTQVDVQIGQVEFMSGGE
- a CDS encoding ExbD/TolR family protein, which gives rise to MFKTTLKKKSSINIIPMIDVIFFLLVFFMLFTTFRTTPEGIEMQLPKAVTATEQKSENFIINIDSDGNYYYEDQALGLKQIISEAKIVNKEKSNLTIVISADKNTRYENVVSLMDGMRNVGITRLALAADKEGS